Genomic segment of Candidatus Poribacteria bacterium:
CCTTCCCGCAGCCGTTGATGCCCGAACCGGTCTCGCAGGGCGACCTCTTCGCCTTGTTCGACTACTTGTTGTGCGAAATGCGGTGGGATAAAGATAACACCGCCGCGCCTACCTAAAACCACATCGCCCGGTAAGACAGTCGCCTCCGCAATACGGATCGGGATGTTAATACCTGTCAATGTGACATTCGCAATCCCTGTCGGATCCACACCACGCACGAATGTAGCGAAATCAGGTAACTCGTAGATGCCGTCCAAATCTCGGATGCCACCGTCAATGACCATGCCAGTCCCAGTTTTCGCATAGATGGAGTTACCGAGGTTGTCACCCGCGAAAGTCCCGTCCTTCACTTTACCGAAGAGATCCACAACGATGACATCGTCGCGGACGAGCGTATCAATCACCCACGAGTTTTGACCGCCGACGCGTTCCTCTTTTTCGCCTTGTGCCGAGATAGCGTCGTTGAAATCAGGACGGATCGGCACAAACGCACACGTCACCGCTCTACCGACGAGAATCCGGTCTGGATGAAGGTTCATCCAATCACCAGCGAATTGGAACTTATAGTTGTTGCCGTTGAGGACACCCCACGCCTGTTCAATACTGATCGCCTTCATTCGCCGAATAATATCATCGGGAACGCGGGGCCGTCCGTCAGGAAACCGCTCGCCTTCCCACAGATGCGTCATCGCGAGGATGCTCTCTTTATCAATAAGTTGCACGTTGTGTCACGCTCCTATACTTACTTCCGACAATAGTGTGGTGGGCAAATGGGATATGCTTCGGTATTTGCCTTCTCGATAATTCTTAATGGCTTTCTCGGCAAGGGGATCCAGTCGTCCGGCTTTCACGTCCTCCTCAAACTGCTTCTCCCAAGCTTCTTCTTCGGCGACGAGTGCCTCATGAAGTTTTTTTTCCAAGGTTTTCAGGAGTACAGCTTCTGTAGGTGCTTCGCACTTGACTTTTGGAACGTCTGGTATCTGTCCAAGCCAGTTCGCACCGTTTCTTTGGATATGGGCGGTATAGGTCTCCTCAAAAACCTTGTCATGAATGTCAACAGTCTTTATTTTTTTCATGAGTTTCTCCGTAGGCGTTATGGAAAGCAAGTGGTCCTGCCGCCATGAGGTGGTCAACAGTTACAGCCCCGCGTTTTCCCACACCTGATCAAGCGATTCCGCTGTGGCTTTTGCTGCATCGGCGGGTTCCATGCCGTTCACCTTTTGGCTGAAAGGTTCCGGTGTCACAGGTCCATCGTAACCGATCTCTGTCAGGATTTGCATCAATTCGGTGAGTGGGATTACGCCGGTTTCAGCGGGAAGGCATCTGATGTTATCAATCTGATCGTCTGGATCAATTCCGGCAGGTGCATCGTTGATGTGGACGTAAACGACATCCGATGCAGAAAGTTTCCGCACATCGTCAACTGTGGAACGGCAAGTGTACCAGTGCCATGTATCAAAGAGGAGTCCAACGTTCCCTGTACCGACAGCGGCGGCGAGTCCTAACATCGCATCCATTGAGTAGGCGAAGAGGTGTTTAGCACTCTTGCGGCTCGTTGCCGGTCCAATGAACTCAAGCCCGATTGAATGTCCGTGGTCTTTAAGAATCTCGGCGACAGAACGCAACCGTTTGACGGAAAAATCCCAATTCTCCTGATATGTCATATCGTTTGAGGCGGGTCCTACAACAGTAGTTGTTCGATAGCAGCCGAGTTCCGCAGCGAGCGCCGCACGTTCCGGCAATTGCGCTAAACCGGCGTAGTAGTCGGCATCGTGACCGCGCCAGTTGACACCGAAACCCCATCCACCCATGGCAACCCCCGCTTCTGACCAGAGGTCTTTGACGTGTTGGACAGAGTGTTCTTGTGATAGTTGGTTGGCTTCGTCGATGCTTAGGTCGAGACCTTCAAATCCGGCGTTTTTCGCGAGGTCTAAGCCTTCTTTCATATTTGCCCGGATGCCGATTGCACCGGTACTCAGATTTTTAAACATTGTTTCTCCTTCTTTACTTATAGCGGAAGATTGGAAGAAAAGATTAGAAGGTTGGAAGATTGGGGCATCCTTCCATCCTTCCAACCTTCCATTCTAACGCCTTCTATCCTTCCATTCTCTGCTTCTCTTCCGTTAATTTTTCGCCACGTAAAACTTTCGCAGCGACAGCCCACGGATAGTCCTCGTCCTCTGCTTTTGCATCTCGATACGTTGGAATCCAGACCCAACGCTCTTCGCCAGAACGGTTCGGATGGCTGGAATGGAGCGTCAGATCATGAAAAAAGACGGCACCGCCTGCTTCAATCTCTGCTGTGACGGCGAGGTTTTCGTCAACCGCACCCGGACGCAACCGATTCCCGAAGCCGTGTCCGTCACTGGCATCGCCGTCGTGGACAATCGCGGATTTGTGGGAACCCGGAAATAATTTGAGGCACCCGTTTTCAACGGTCGCATCGTCAAGTGCCACCCAGATCGAGACTTTGTGGGCACCGTACCAATAGGACCAATCTTGGTGCCAAGGACTTGCGAACGTCGTTGACTCACTTTTGAAGACCATCTTGTCGCTGAGAAACTCGATATCCGGCGCAAGAATGCCTTCCAAAATATCAAGTAAGCGGGCATCACCGACTGCGGTTTGAAAAACGGGACTCCGCGCAGCCAAACCCACATAAACGCCGTGCCCAGCGACTACCCCAGTCTCCGCTTTAACGGCCTCCAGAATGTCGATGCATTCCGATTTGAGCCGTTGGACTTCGTCTCGCGTGAACAAGTTCGGTGCGATAGCAAAACCGGTTTCTGCGAAATCGTTGCGTAGCGTTGTTATATCAAGGGTCATTTTTTTTAGCCTCTATGGATGGTCAATATGAACTTCACGCCCTGTCTCAGCACTTGCGAGCAGCCCTTCCATCATCTGCTGAACAACAAGCCCATGACGGAGCGGTGCCTTACACGTTACGTCATCTAAGATACATTCGATAAAGTGACCAGCGATAGCATCCCACGTTGACCCATACTTACTCTTTGGAGGCTTCCCATCTATGTCCTCAAATTCACCTTTTTTATCGGTGCGATAAAGTCGCAAGGGGCTCATAGTTGCACCCGCCTCTGTACCGAAGAGCTCAATCTGAAATTCATCAGGTTGGTGTGATGCCCAGAAACTTTCCACCTGCAAGCCAACGCCACCTTCAAAGGTAATAAATCCACCCGCGTAATCATCGGAATCATATTTCTCATAGATCTCTTTAGGTGCTTTCGTCCCCTTCCAATAGCCGAGTCCCCGAGGTCCGAACTTCGCGCCAGCAGCACCTAACACTGCAATTGGCTTTGGTAATCCAAGAATCCACCACGCCGAGTCAAGCACATGGACACCCATATCGCGAAATGCGCCGCCGCCTTTCTGGATGAAACCGAGGTTCCATGCCGGGATACCGCTCCTACGCACGCTCCGTGCCCGCGCGTAATAGAGTTCTCCGAAATAATTATCGCGTGCAAGATTGCCGAGGTATTGACACTCTTTCCCAAAACGCGTGGAGAGCGACATCATATTGACGACACCCGCTGCTTCCGCTGCTGCGACCAATTTTTGTGCCGCCTCCTCAGAATCCGCGAGCGGTTTCGTTACCATGACGTGCTTACCGTTTCGTACTGCTTCCAACGCGATCGGGACATGCCACTGATTCGGCGTGCCGACGAAGACTGCGTCGATATCATCGGCTTTGCACATCTCTTTGTAATCTGTGTAGAATTTGACTTTGCCGGGTAAGTCCTTAGCGAAGGCTTTCATCCGATCTTCAAGTAGATCGCAGAGCGCGACAACATTGCCACGTGGGTTTCTGGCGAGTGCCGCGCCGTTGGGTTTACCGATACCCATACCGACGACGCAGATGCGAACCTGTTTTTTTGCTGATGCCATAATAGTTGTCAGTTATCAGTTGTCAGTTATCAGTTACGTCGTTGACCAAAAAAGATTAAAACGCGAACATTCCGTGACAAGCATCAACCAACTTTCTCCTTTTCAATTATTTTGGTTTACCTTGATGATCTAAGGCAGGATTAACCTCGTTTTTGATCGGCTTAACCGTCCGAAGGTATGCCCAAATTGCTTTCAAATCTTCATCGTTCATCTGCGCGTAGTGCTTCGTCGGCATCGGCGGGAAGATCTTCCGGTTGCTTTCCACACCTTGATGGTGCCCAGTCCGCATCGCTCCGATGAACATCTCCTCTGTCCATTCACCCAATCCAGTCTCTTTGTCAGGCGTCAGGTTTGAGGCGAAACTGGTTCCAAACGCCCCTGAGAAGGCTGATAACTGGGGCGCAGTTACAATAAAAATGCCTTCTCGGATCATACGGAAATTATAACGTGGAGAAGGTTGCCCAGCCGGGTGCCCAGCGAGGTACATATCCATGTCATAGTCGGCACCCACACGCGGCGTATGACAATATCCGCACGCAGCAACCGCTTCTACGAGATATTTGCCACGCTGGACCATATCACCCTGGCTTTCAACAGAACGGATGCTCAACGCAATAATGGCACCGACAAACAGCACCACGACACAAAAGATTAAGAGATTTCGATGCATTCAATAGTTCTCCTTTATTTTTAAATCTCAACCTAATTTAGCATCTTGTGCAAATAGATGCAATAGAAATTACGCAAAAAAAGGCGCGGTTTTAAACCGCGCCTACAGTTACAATTTTTTCAGCGATTATGGCATCCATCCTAAAAACGATAGGATAACTTCGCGTAGTAAAGTCCACCGTTGAAACCGAAAGGTGCCGACCTTCTCGAATACGTGAACACACCGGGGGAATCAACAATGACGTTGCCAACACTATCCTTTAAAGCACCAGTGCGTGACTGACCGATCTCGTTCAAGTCAGGCACCTGATCGAACAGATTGTTCGCACCGATAGTCAACGAAAGCCCTTCGTTCAGTTGATAATTGCTCTGGATGTCGGTGAGCCATTTTCCACCGTAGGTTTGGCGTGCCGGATCGTCACCACTTCCTTCTTGAACAGTGTAGCTGCCGAAATAGCGCAAAGCACCACCGATAGTGAGGTCGCTAACAATGTAATCAGCACTCAGGTTAATCCGCGTGTTCGGCTGCCACTCCTCAATCATGGAACGTTCCTGAGAAGGGAAAAGGGTGTCTTCACGTCCGACGAGGATTTCTGGGGCATCCACATCACCAATAACCTCAGTGTCCGCCCACGTCAATGCAACCTTCAAATTAAGCAAGGATTCGTTATCAAAAGCATGCAAGTAGCCTGCCGCAACATCAACGCCTTGTGTGCGTGTTTGTGCAACATTTGTGAACACCTGTGCGCTGCTTGCCCCTGCTGCGGCTAACTCTGTTAGATCATCAGCACTGAAACTACCGCTCAGGACAATGCGATCATCAATTTGAATCAGAAATCCATCAATGCTAAGCCACATTTTATCGAGCGGTTTCAACACGAAACCACCGGAAACGTTGAATGCGGTCTCCTCTTTGAGTTCAGGAATACCGAGCGCCCGTGCGGCATCGCTGTCATTGCGAAAGGTACCGACTTCAAGTGCTATCAGTTCATCAGTGTTGCCATCCTTATCAATATCGTCGGCATCCACCTTGAATTGTGTACTAATATTGTTGAAGTAGAGTTGTTGCAGTGAAGGTGCACGGAAGCCTGTGCTACCCGCAGCACGCACCGCAACCTGTTTCGTCAAATCGTAGCGAGCCGTCGCTTTTCCCGTGACAGTCGCACCGAAGTCGCTATACTGTTCACCGCGCACCGCTGCGCCGACGAGAAGTCCTGTTCCCGGTTGTCCACTCAGGTAAGATTCAAAGTCCGCGTATCCGGCAATATTGGTTCGGCTTTCGTCCACTTCGTTGTCAGGTCGGAAACCGGGAAAAACTTGGATACCACTCGCGGCACCGTCTACGCCGAGTCCTGCATTAATCCATGAAAGCGGTTCGCCTGCATGGATACCGTAACCTTCTCTGCGGAATTCAATACCACCTGCCAGGTTGATGAGTGAAGACTGATAGTCCAGCGGATAAGTGACATCTAAGTTGAACGCCGTTTGCGAGAGTTCAAAGCCGCCAGCATCTGCGGAGGTTGGGCTGCTGGGACCATAAGAGGCGTTCAGGGAATTGGAAATAAGGAAGTCAAATGTGTTCAACCCGTGATTGATGCTGACATCAACATTCAGGTCAGTCGCCTCGTGCGTCCATGCCATACCTAAGGCGAGAGAGGTATCCCCAATGTCGGTGTTAATTTCTGGCAGGAACCCGTCTGGGTAAATTTCGGTGACGGTTCGCGAGCCCTGATTTGCTCTGCGATAGAAACCCGAACTATTGTTTTGGCGCGAGGAGTGTCCACCAAAAGAGTAGAGTTCCAACCCGTCAGCGAGGGGAAGTCCGAAATTATAGAACCCAACTTTTTGTGTCGAGTCAGCATCTCCGATGCGGAAGTTCTGACGTTCAAAGGTATATTCGCGCGGGTCGAACCAGACCGGTTTCTCACTTACCGTTCCATCATCATTTTCGATTTCGAGCGTGGCATCGGGCAGTCTGCCTTGATCTACATCCACCCAGTCATATTGGCGTTCGCCTGTAAGTCCAGCACGGTTCGTGCGATACCTGTCGCGCCACTCGGCGGTGAGATTCAGGAAACCGGATCCGCCGACTTTCATACCGTAGTTCGCGTTACCGTTCCATGTATCGCCATCGCCTTCGTAGGTTTGTCCCCAATAGATGTCAGCATTGCCTGTATCGACATCGTCTTTGAGCACGATATTGATAACACCGGCAATAGCATCGGAGCCGTATTGCGCTGCCGCACCATCGCGTAGGACTTCAATCCGCTCAATCGCCGCTGACGGAATCGCATTGAAGTCTGTCCCGGCAGTGCCGCGACCCACCGATGTGTTAACGTGCAGCAATGCGCTCTTGTGGCGACGTTTGCCGTTAACAAGCACAAGCGTTTGGTCGGGGCCTAAGCCACGCAGCGTTGCCGGACGTAGCGCATCTGTACCGTCACTAATCGTTGAACTTGAGAAATTGAAGGAAGGAACTAACATCTGAAGCACCCGACCGGTTTCGGATTGACCGGTAAGGCTCAGCTGCTCTCTGTTGACAACCTCTATCGGCACGGGTGCTTGCAGTGCGCTTCTGCCTATACTACGGGTACCCACCACTACAACCGCATCCACGGTTTGGATCGGAGCAAGTACCACCGTCACTTCGGTCTGCCCAGCAGTCGTATTCAGTCGCTTACTTGAAAATCCGATGGCTAATACGGTCAGCGACTGCGCACCTGTCACGTCGCTAAACATAGCGTTGCCAGATGCATCCGTTGTCTGTTCTTGGCTCCCAATCTGTACTCTTGCTTCTGGAATAGCGTTCCCATTTTGATCTTGAACGATTACCGTGAGTGCTTCAGCACTCACAGCCATTGGCATCACTAAGACAATTCCGAATAAAATGGCTACAACGCACCAGAAATACCGCTTATTGTCTGATATTGACATTATAATTTGTTCTCCCCTGTAAAAAAAATAGAATAAGAAAATCATAACCATTTGTAGCACCAATAGTTGTTTTTATACAGTTGTTTCTACTTACCAATATGCTTTAATTATGCATCACTTCTCTTCTAAAATGCAAATTAAAGTCGGAGAATAACATAGGGAATCACTTTTTTTAACAACAAACTCCGTTTTTATGCTAAAATAGATGAAAGTTGCCATAATTTATGACGCTGACAGGCAGAATTTTTGTATAGGTTCCAATTTTCGTATCCTTGTGTGCATTAAAAAACCATCTTTGGCAGGATTTTCACCCGTTACTGGGGCGAGGAACGGGTAAAAAAACGAAACGAAATCCAATCGTTAGAAAGAACGCTTGGCTTGATGATGAACTACCCATTGACGCTCGCGCAGATTTTAGAACACGCACACCGTATACATAGGGATAAGCAGGTTACCACACTGCTGCCTGATGGGACGCTGCATCGTTACAACTATACTACGTTATACGAGCGCGTGAAGCGATTGGCAAACGCTATCACCCAATTCGGGATTCAGTGCGGAGACAGAGTCGCAACGTATGCTTCCAATACCTATCAACACTTAGAACTCTACTACGCGATTCCATGTATCGGTGCCGTGCTCCACCCGCTCAATATCCGTCTCTCGACTGAACAATTAGCACAAATTGTACACGAGGCAGAAGATAAACTCATCTTTGTTGATAGCGAGTTTAGGGAGCAATTTAGGGCGTTCCAGAATAAGACTGCATGTAAACAAGCTATCTACTTTGACCCAACATCTATGGATGATGATGTACCTTATGAGCGGGTACTCTCCGAAGCCATACCTATATCCTCATGGGATATCCAAGACGAGAACTGGGCGATGGGACTCTGCTACACCAGCGGCACCCAAGGAGAACCGAGAGGCGTTCTCTATACACACCGCTCTATGTTTCTCCACACACTGGCAGCGAACCAAGCCGATGTCTTCGGATTGACAGAGGCAGATGTCGTCTTGCCGATCGTTCCAATGTTCCATGCGATGGCGTGGGGACTGCCTTACGCAAGTATGTTCGCTGGCGCAGATATGGTGCTACCGGGTGCCAAACCACCATGTATAGCCAAACTTATTGCCGAGACAGGTGTCACTGTCGCTGCAGGCGTACCGACGGTCTGGGCAAAGGTGTATCCCGAACTATATAAAAGGAGAAAGGACATCCCCAGATTGCGACGATTGATCGTCGGCGGAGAGGCGATGCCACTGTCCTTGATTGAAGCCTACGAAAAGGAACTTGGCGTTGAGATCTGCCACGCTTGGGGCATGACAGAGATGTCCCCAACTGGAACATTCTCGAAGCTGCGCGGTGCCCATCGGAGTTTGTCAGACGCTGAGAAATGGCGAATTAAAGCAAAGCAGGGACGACCTATACCGGGCGTTGAACTCCGTCTCGCAGCCGAAACATCTAACGGTTTCACGGAACTTCCTTGGGATGGTGAAACAGTCGGAGAACTCCAGGTGCGAAGCCCTTGGACAGCGAATCGCTACTACAAAGTTGAACCAACTGCGGAGCACTTCACAACCGACAAATGGTTACGCACGGGTGATATGGCTACGATTGACGCGGACGGTTACATGCAAATTGTTGACCGAGCGAAGGCACTCATCCGAAGCGGTGGCGAGTCTATTTCAAGTGTTGCCTTGGAAGCTGTCCTGCTGAAACATCCATGCGTGCATGAAGTTGCCGTTGTCGGCATACCTGACGAGAAGTGGGGAGAACGTCCCTTCGCGGCCGTTGTACTCGCAGAACAGACAAACGAGAATATCTCAGATATTCTTAGGCAGCAACTTGCTTCTGAATTCCCTAAGTTCTGGATTCCGGACCAGTTTGTCTTTGTTGACGAAATCCCGAAAACGAGCGTTGGAAAATCCGATAAGCGCGCGATTCTTCGGATGTTCGGACCAACAACAAGCGGGTAACCTGAGATTTCCATATCTCGTACCCCAAAGGAAAATTCGCATGAAAATGAAAGCCGCCATCTATACAGACATTGAACAAATTGCTATTCGTGAGGTTGAACGTAACGAACCGCCTCCGGGCTTTGTACTCGTTGACACCAAACAGACCGGCATCTGTGGTAGCGATCTGCACAGCTATTTCGGACACTGGGGACAATCGCATGAACACGCCGCGGGACACGAAACATGTGGGGTCGTCACGGCTCTCGGCGATGGCGTAACCGAATTTGATATTGGAGACAAAGTCGCTGTGGAATGTTTTTCGCATTGCGGCACCTGCAAGTATTGTGAAACCGGACAGTATAA
This window contains:
- a CDS encoding RraA family protein, producing the protein MQLIDKESILAMTHLWEGERFPDGRPRVPDDIIRRMKAISIEQAWGVLNGNNYKFQFAGDWMNLHPDRILVGRAVTCAFVPIRPDFNDAISAQGEKEERVGGQNSWVIDTLVRDDVIVVDLFGKVKDGTFAGDNLGNSIYAKTGTGMVIDGGIRDLDGIYELPDFATFVRGVDPTGIANVTLTGINIPIRIAEATVLPGDVVLGRRGGVIFIPPHFAQQVVEQGEEVALRDRFGHQRLREGVYTPGEIDRKWSDEIEADFAKWRENQK
- a CDS encoding sugar phosphate isomerase/epimerase; the encoded protein is MFKNLSTGAIGIRANMKEGLDLAKNAGFEGLDLSIDEANQLSQEHSVQHVKDLWSEAGVAMGGWGFGVNWRGHDADYYAGLAQLPERAALAAELGCYRTTTVVGPASNDMTYQENWDFSVKRLRSVAEILKDHGHSIGLEFIGPATSRKSAKHLFAYSMDAMLGLAAAVGTGNVGLLFDTWHWYTCRSTVDDVRKLSASDVVYVHINDAPAGIDPDDQIDNIRCLPAETGVIPLTELMQILTEIGYDGPVTPEPFSQKVNGMEPADAAKATAESLDQVWENAGL
- a CDS encoding phytanoyl-CoA dioxygenase family protein gives rise to the protein MTLDITTLRNDFAETGFAIAPNLFTRDEVQRLKSECIDILEAVKAETGVVAGHGVYVGLAARSPVFQTAVGDARLLDILEGILAPDIEFLSDKMVFKSESTTFASPWHQDWSYWYGAHKVSIWVALDDATVENGCLKLFPGSHKSAIVHDGDASDGHGFGNRLRPGAVDENLAVTAEIEAGGAVFFHDLTLHSSHPNRSGEERWVWIPTYRDAKAEDEDYPWAVAAKVLRGEKLTEEKQRMEG
- a CDS encoding Gfo/Idh/MocA family oxidoreductase; amino-acid sequence: MASAKKQVRICVVGMGIGKPNGAALARNPRGNVVALCDLLEDRMKAFAKDLPGKVKFYTDYKEMCKADDIDAVFVGTPNQWHVPIALEAVRNGKHVMVTKPLADSEEAAQKLVAAAEAAGVVNMMSLSTRFGKECQYLGNLARDNYFGELYYARARSVRRSGIPAWNLGFIQKGGGAFRDMGVHVLDSAWWILGLPKPIAVLGAAGAKFGPRGLGYWKGTKAPKEIYEKYDSDDYAGGFITFEGGVGLQVESFWASHQPDEFQIELFGTEAGATMSPLRLYRTDKKGEFEDIDGKPPKSKYGSTWDAIAGHFIECILDDVTCKAPLRHGLVVQQMMEGLLASAETGREVHIDHP
- a CDS encoding c-type cytochrome, yielding MHRNLLIFCVVVLFVGAIIALSIRSVESQGDMVQRGKYLVEAVAACGYCHTPRVGADYDMDMYLAGHPAGQPSPRYNFRMIREGIFIVTAPQLSAFSGAFGTSFASNLTPDKETGLGEWTEEMFIGAMRTGHHQGVESNRKIFPPMPTKHYAQMNDEDLKAIWAYLRTVKPIKNEVNPALDHQGKPK
- a CDS encoding TonB-dependent receptor, which gives rise to MSISDNKRYFWCVVAILFGIVLVMPMAVSAEALTVIVQDQNGNAIPEARVQIGSQEQTTDASGNAMFSDVTGAQSLTVLAIGFSSKRLNTTAGQTEVTVVLAPIQTVDAVVVVGTRSIGRSALQAPVPIEVVNREQLSLTGQSETGRVLQMLVPSFNFSSSTISDGTDALRPATLRGLGPDQTLVLVNGKRRHKSALLHVNTSVGRGTAGTDFNAIPSAAIERIEVLRDGAAAQYGSDAIAGVINIVLKDDVDTGNADIYWGQTYEGDGDTWNGNANYGMKVGGSGFLNLTAEWRDRYRTNRAGLTGERQYDWVDVDQGRLPDATLEIENDDGTVSEKPVWFDPREYTFERQNFRIGDADSTQKVGFYNFGLPLADGLELYSFGGHSSRQNNSSGFYRRANQGSRTVTEIYPDGFLPEINTDIGDTSLALGMAWTHEATDLNVDVSINHGLNTFDFLISNSLNASYGPSSPTSADAGGFELSQTAFNLDVTYPLDYQSSLINLAGGIEFRREGYGIHAGEPLSWINAGLGVDGAASGIQVFPGFRPDNEVDESRTNIAGYADFESYLSGQPGTGLLVGAAVRGEQYSDFGATVTGKATARYDLTKQVAVRAAGSTGFRAPSLQQLYFNNISTQFKVDADDIDKDGNTDELIALEVGTFRNDSDAARALGIPELKEETAFNVSGGFVLKPLDKMWLSIDGFLIQIDDRIVLSGSFSADDLTELAAAGASSAQVFTNVAQTRTQGVDVAAGYLHAFDNESLLNLKVALTWADTEVIGDVDAPEILVGREDTLFPSQERSMIEEWQPNTRINLSADYIVSDLTIGGALRYFGSYTVQEGSGDDPARQTYGGKWLTDIQSNYQLNEGLSLTIGANNLFDQVPDLNEIGQSRTGALKDSVGNVIVDSPGVFTYSRRSAPFGFNGGLYYAKLSYRF
- a CDS encoding long-chain fatty acid--CoA ligase; this translates as MMNYPLTLAQILEHAHRIHRDKQVTTLLPDGTLHRYNYTTLYERVKRLANAITQFGIQCGDRVATYASNTYQHLELYYAIPCIGAVLHPLNIRLSTEQLAQIVHEAEDKLIFVDSEFREQFRAFQNKTACKQAIYFDPTSMDDDVPYERVLSEAIPISSWDIQDENWAMGLCYTSGTQGEPRGVLYTHRSMFLHTLAANQADVFGLTEADVVLPIVPMFHAMAWGLPYASMFAGADMVLPGAKPPCIAKLIAETGVTVAAGVPTVWAKVYPELYKRRKDIPRLRRLIVGGEAMPLSLIEAYEKELGVEICHAWGMTEMSPTGTFSKLRGAHRSLSDAEKWRIKAKQGRPIPGVELRLAAETSNGFTELPWDGETVGELQVRSPWTANRYYKVEPTAEHFTTDKWLRTGDMATIDADGYMQIVDRAKALIRSGGESISSVALEAVLLKHPCVHEVAVVGIPDEKWGERPFAAVVLAEQTNENISDILRQQLASEFPKFWIPDQFVFVDEIPKTSVGKSDKRAILRMFGPTTSG